The Achromobacter deleyi region TGACGTTCTCCGTGCAGATGGCGCCGTCGGTCATCCGGCGCATCGTGACCGACCTGCCCTCTTGCGTGATGCTCAAGCACGAGGACTGGCCCGGCCTGGAGAAGATCTCGGCACTGCGCCGTTTCGAAGCCGAAGGCGCCATGCGCCACATCTCGATCCTTTGCGGCAACAACGGCCTGTTCCTGGACTACGAGATGGCGCGCGGGGCCGACGGCGCCAACACCGGCTACTGCTTCCCCGACATGCTGTGCGATTTCGTCAAATGGGTGGGCGAAGGCAAGACCGAAGCCGCGCACGATCTGTTCGACGCGCACTTGCCGCTGTTGCGCTACGAGCAGCAGCCCGGCGTGGGACTGGCGGTGCGCAAGTACGTGATGATGCGCCGGGGTATCTTGACCAGCGCGGCGCAACGCCGGCCCGGCAGCGCGCTGACCGCCCAGGCGAAGGCCGAGGTGGATCATCTGCTGACCCGCCTGGGCCGGCATGATGCGCGGGCCAAGGACCTGGTCCAGGCCTAGCGGCGCGCCGATCGTCGCAGCCAGGTAACCCAGAGTATTTCCAAGGTAACAGTAAGTTAGCCCCGGTTTTCGGCATCCCTCGCGCCGCTGACCGGGGCCGCGCCGCCCGCAGCGCCCTCACCCGCGACCTCGCCGGGCTTCCCACGCATATCGGCCGCACCGATCCGGGGTCAGAGTCATCTTGACATCATCGGAGCACTGCATCTATGTTCGATGCCGCCGGTGATTTGACACCATTAAATTCCAATTTAAATTCAGACCCTTGCCGTCGTCATGGCCGTGACAATCGCGGCTTGCGCCTGCTTTTTCCCGGACGGCAGGATCCCTGCGGTTTTAAATATTGAGAGACGAGTTCATGGCTATTTCGCGGAAGTTTTACGGCAAGGATTCGTGGTCCCGCCAGGCGGCGGCCGGCCTGCTTGCCGCCACGTTTGCAGCCCTGAGCCCCGCCACGGCGACCGCCGCGCCACCGCAGGCCGCCCACGCCCAGGCCGCCGTGACGCCGCCCGATGGCGGCACCGTCCTGTATTTCATCCATCAGATAGATGGCAAGGGCGCCACCTCCTATGAAGTGGAAAATGGCAGCATCGCCACCTATTGGTTCGGCCACGCCTTTGAGCTGGAAGGAACCGAATACTTCACGGGCTTCGCATGGGAGACCGCGAAGAAATACGGCCAGTCCGGCGAGGACAACGCCGGCCCCGACACCCGGGTCAACCTGTCCGAGGCAACCTTCATCCTGGCCGACCCCAAGGCTGAACGCCCCTGGAAGTTCCGGGGAATGGAGCCCACCATCGGTGAGTTCGGCGCTTATGAAAGGGCCCCCGAAGTGGACACCAGGCGCAAGCCGCTCGAACACCGCACGCCCTCGGGCAAGCTGGTGCTGGCGGTGCCGACCGAGAGCTTCGACAACGGGATCACGGTCAGCGCCTATGACATCTTCGTGTTCACCGTCCCGGAGAAGCGGCAGGACGACGTCAACGACAAGGTCTGGGCTTACGTGGGCAACGTTCTCAGCGGAGAGGACAACAGCCTGGCCTGCGCGGACGGCGAGGTCATGCCGTGTACGCGCAGCGACGGGGAACTCAGCTTCACTCCGAACGGCGGCAACGACATGCCGCTGCTGACCGTCAAGCTCAGCGGCACCACCATAGCCGGGCCGGACAAGACCCGCCGCCTCGGCCCCGCCGACGCCGCCAGCTACGCCTATGACCCTGCGCGCAAGGCGTACGCCATCCGCTGAGGCCGGCTGATGCAGGCGCCGGGCGCCTGCTGGCAATCAGGCGGCAACGGGCGCGGCCTGCGCCACTTCAAGGCGATTGCCGCCCAGCGATTTGGCGCGGTACAGCGCCCGATCCGCGATGGCCAGTCCGTCCATGATGGCCGGAACATCGCTGTCGAACCGCGCAAGGCCGATGCTGACCGTTGCCGGAATGCCTATGCTGCCGGTCCGGTTGGAAATCGTTTCGGCGAATCGCTGCGCGACGGCCTCTCCCAGCGCCTTGGCGCGGATGGCGTCGTCGCCCCACAGCAGCGCGGCGAATTCCTCTCCGCCGATACGCGCCAGAATCGCATCGGGACCCAACACGCTCCGGGCGATTTCCGCGAATGACTTGAGCACACGGTCGCCCGTCTGGTGGCCATAGCGGTCATTGATGGACTTGAAATGATCGAGATCGAACGCAAGCACGGACACCGCGCCCTGCCGTTCCCGGCCGTCGATCACGCGCGCGCCCTGCTCAAAAAACCATCTGCGGTTGCCCAGGCGCGTCAGATAGTCCGTCTGGGAATCCAGCAGGAGTTGCCCGTGGGTCTCGTCGCGGATGAGCTTGAGCAGCGTCATCGGCAAGATCACCGAGTACAGCACACCTTCATAGATCGTGAGCTTGCCGGCGAGCGACTGTATCGCCTGCCCCGGCCCCGTCGTCAGCCAGGGCAGGACGAACGCCCTGGCGGCATACAGCGCGGTATGGACGCCCGTCACGGCCACGACGATGTACCTGGCGTTCAGGGATTTCATCGCGTTGCATCGGAGCATTTCCCAGGCCGTCAGGCCGCTGATGATCGCTATCGGTACCGAGCTGACGTGGCTCCACATGGCGTCCAGCCAGCGGGCGCCGCCGATAGTCCAAACCAGCGCCATGCCAAGGAGAATGCCGGCCGACGTGCGCCGATACTGCCTGCCGCCCAGCATCGCGACGCCGTTGAGGATCAGGAGGTAGCCGCCAAGAATGACCAGATTGCTGATGGCGGAGCCGATCGCGCCGGGCAGGTCGCGGCGGAACAGCGCCGCCGCACACCCGATCGCGAGCGTGGCGAATCCCGCAGCCAGGACTCGCAATTCCTTGCTGCGCTTGGGATTGGCCCGCTGCTCCCAGAACGTCATCCCGGCACTGGCGAGTAGCGTTCCGATTGCTAGGAAGTAAAGCGTGAGGAGATCGACGTACATCTCGGACGTGGGAGGATTTCGCCGAAACATCGCGGCGGCTGCCGGATTTTACGGTGAAAACCGGCGGCCGGACGGGCGAACAGGGCCGGCCCGCGGGCCGCGGGGGTCCTCAAGGCGGCGCAGGCGTCGTTCACCCACGCCAAGCCGCTTCGATGACGGCAATATCGATCTTCTTCATGTCCATCATGGCGTCGAACGCACGCTTGGCCGCGGCCTGGTCCAGATCATTGATTGCCGTGACGAGGATGCGCGGCGTGATCTGCCATGACAGTCCCCATTTGTCCTTGCACCAGCCACATTCGCTTTCCTGGCCGCCGTTTCCGACAATTGCGTTCCACAAGCGGTCCGTTTCGGCCTGGTCGTCGGTCGCGACCTGGAACGAGAACGCCTCGCTGTGCTTGAAGGCCGGGCCTCCGTTCAGGCCCAGGCAAGGAATGCCCATCACCGTGAACTCGACCGTCAGGACATCGCCCTGCTTACCGGAGGGGTAATCGCCGGGCGCACGCAGGATCGTGCCTACGGCGCTGTCCGGGAACGTCTTGGCATAGAAAGTCGCGGCGTCCAGCGCAGTGCCGTCGTACCAGAGGCAAATCGTGTTCTTGCTGCCCATCGTGGTTCTCCTGAATTGGCATGGTCCATGCCTTCAGACCATGCGGCCGCGTGCGACGTTCAAGGATATTCCAAGTTGCGCCATGCCGAAAACCGGTTTCCGCGTCAGGAGCCCCGCCCGTGGTGTCGTGCACGTCGCGCCGCGCGATGCAAACCCACGTCCTCATCACGTAAGGTTCAAGCCCCCATCCGAGAGCAGAATCTCGCCGGTCAGATAGTCCGAGGCGACCAGCAGCGCGACGGCCTGTGCAATGTCCTCGGGGCTGGCGGCCCTGCGCATGGGCGAGCGCTCATTCCAGAGTTTCCGTGCATCCGCCCAATCCGCCGTCAGCGGCGTATCCACCAGGCCGGGCGCAACGGCATTCACGCGGATATCGGGAGCCAGGGATAGAGCCAACAGGCGCGTCACATGGTTCAGCGCCGCCTTGGTCGCCGCATAGGGTATGGATGCCCCCTTGGGCCGGACGCCGGCATGAGAGCTGACATTCACAACGCAGCCCGGCCTGCCCCGCGCCGCGGCCTCGCGCAGCGCCGGTTGCGCTTCGGCCACCAGCCTGAACGGGGCAACCACATTGACCTCGTGCAGTTCCTGCCATACCTCGGGCGTCGCGGCCATCAGGTCCCCATGAGGGATCACACGGCTGATCCCGGCGTTATTGACCAGCACGTCGAGCCGCCCCCATATGGCTGTCGCTTCGCGAATGAGCCTGACCCGGTCCGCGTCATGGGCCAGGTCGGCTTGCACATATGCCGCCGATCCCAGGTCCCGGGCCAGGGCCTGCCCCGCTTCCGCCGACGTCCTTGAATGCAGGACGACCGAGTATCCATCCCTGGCCAGCCGCCGCGCGATCGCGGCCCCGATGCCTGAAGTGGAACCAGTGACAAGCGCGACGGGAGACGTGGTTTTCATGGGGTATGGGTGCGGAGATCGGTGTCGGCCGCGGGCTGGTTTTCACTGACGGATTGTCAACAATCCTTGCGGCCTTGTCGAATGCTCCGCCAGCGGATCGCCACGGGCCCGTTTCCCGACAACCGGCCAAGGCGGCCATGGTAGATTCATGGCATCTTTCCATTGCCCCTACCCATCATGTCGCCAAGCATTGAATCTGGAGCCGCCAATCCGGCCGATCGGCAAGCAGGCACGGGAAGTGCCGCCACGGGGCAAAGCCCAGACCCACGGATTCCCCCGATCCTGCCGACGCAAACCGCTCTGCTGGTCATGCATTACCAGACCGACATCATGGGGCTGTTTCCATCCGTCGCCCCCGCTTTGCTCGCCAATACGCGCAAGCTGTGCGATGCCGCGCGGCACAAGGGCGTTGGCGTCTATTTCGCCCAGATCCAGTTCGGCCCGGGTTATCCCGAAGTCAGCCCGCTGAACAAGAACGGACAAGGGATCAAGCAGCTTGGCCTGTTCGTCGATGACCAGATCGCGCCGGAGCTGGGCAGGCAGGCCCACGAACCGCTTATCCTCGCGCATCGCGCCAGCGTGTTCTTCGGCACCGACCTGGAGCTGCGGCTCTCGGCGCGCGGCATCAATACGCTGCTCATGGTGGGCATCGCGTCGACCGGTGTCATGCTGTCGTCGGTCGCGTACGCGAGCGACGCGGACTTCCGGCTGATCACGGTCAAGGACTGCTGCTATGACCCGGATCAGGTCGTGCACGATCATCTTTTCTCAACGGCATTCGAGTCGCGCACCACGGTGCTGTCTCTTGCGGACGCATTGTCGTTGCTGGCTTAGCGAACCCGGCTGCGGTTCAAATCCCTTGCATCCTGGGCGCGAAAGGCGAATATTGATGGTTCGCGCGTCGGCCCCGCCGTTCCCCCGGCGAATCAGGGCGCCTGGCCTTCAGGCGTGCGCGCATTCCGGTCCACGCATCAGGCTTTTCCAGCGCGAAGGAGAGAAGCCATGGGCAATGACGCAGAGCAGCAAAGGCTTGCCGAAGCACACGCGAACCGCGCAGCCTGGAAAAAATGGGGGCCGTACCTGAGCGAGCGGCAATGGGGAACGGTCCGGGAAGACTACAGCGACAACGGTGACGCCTGGAATTACTTCACCCATGATCAAGCCCGATCGCGCGCTTACCGCTGGGGGGAGGACGGCCTGGGCGGCATCAGCGATGACCACCAGCTGCTGTGCTTCGCGCTGGCGTTGTGGAACGGGTGCGATCCGATTCTGAAAGAGCGCGCCTTCGGCCTGGCCAACAGCGAGGGAAATCATGGCGAGGACGTGAAGGAATACTACTTCTACCTCGACTCGACTCCCACGCACTCGTACATGAAGTATCTGTACAAGTACCCCCACGCTGCCTACCCGTACACCGATCTTGTCGAAACCAATCGCGCCCGTGGCAGGAATGAGCCCGAATACGAACTGCTGGACACGGGCGTTTTCGACGACAAACGGTATTTCGACATTTTCGTGGAATACGCCAAGGCGGCCCCCGACGACATGCTGGTGCAAATCAGCATATTCAATCGCGGCGCGCATGCGGCGCCTTTGCACCTCTTGCCGACCCTGTGGTTCAGAAATACGTGGTCGTATGCAGAGGGTGGCCCGAAACCCCTTGTTGAAAGCGTCTTGCCGAGCAGGCAGGCCACGATCCACGCGCATCACAGCGGCGCGCCGCCACAGGAACCCCTGGGCGACTACTACCTCTACTGCGACGCCGACGTTCCCTTATTGTTCACCGAGAACGAAACCAACAACGCCCGGCTGTTCGGCACGGCCAACGCGTCGCCGTACACGAAGGATGGTATCCATGAGTTCATCTTGCGGGGCGACGCCGCAGCGGTCAATCCGGCCAGGCGAGGCACCAAGGCGGCCTGCCATTACCAGCTGAATATCGGTGGCGGCGAATCCCAGGTCGTCCGGCTGCGCTTGACGTGCCGGTCTCCCGACGCCGCTTTCGCGCCCTTCGACGACTTCGATGCGGTTTTCGCGCAGCGGCTGAGGGAGGCCGACGACTTCTACCGGTCGATAACGCCGCTCACCGTTCGCGACGACCCCGACCGCGCCAACGTCATGCGGCAAGCCTTGGCCGGAATGCTCTGGTCCAAGCAGTACTTCTACTATGACCTCGATCTCTGGCTCGAAGAACATGGCGCGGGCAGCAAGCTGTCGCAACGGGAGCGCCGGCGCGTGCGCAACAGCGAATGGGCGCATATGTTCAACGACGACATCATCTCGATGCCGGACAAATGGGAGTACCCGTGGTATGCCGCCTGGGATCTGGCATTTCACATGATTCCGCTAGGCATCGTCGACCCGGACTTCGCCAAGCAGCAACTCGACCTGATGCTGCGCAATGACTACCTGCATCCCAATGGCCAGCTTCCCGCCTACGAATGGAACTTCAGCGATGTGAATCCTCCCGTGCATGCCTGGGCGACGATGCAGCTCTACGTCCTCGACAAGGAGCGGCGCGATGGACGCGGAGACATCGAGTTTCTCAAGTATGCGTTCTCCAAGTTATTGGTCAACTTCACATGGTGGGTCAACCGCAAGGACCGGACCGGCGCCAATGTCTTCGAGGGCGGCTTTCTCGGACTCGACAATATCGGGGTGTTCGACCGTTCGTCTCCCCTGCCCACGGGCGGTTATCTTGACCAGGCCGACGGAACGGCCTGGATGGTGTTTTTCAGCCAGCAGATGTTGCGTATCGCCGTTGAACTCGCGCTGCACGAGCCTCTCTATGAAGAGTTCGTCGAGAAGTTCTTCCAGCACACGCTGCTGATCGCTGGCGCGCTGGACCGCGTCGGCGAACACGAGGACGAAGCCTGGGACGAGGAAGATGGGTTCTTTTATGACGTGCTGCGCCTGCCGGACGGTCGCGCCATGCGTCTGAAGGTGCGTTCGATCGTCGGATTGCTTCCGCTTGCCGCCGTTGCCGTGTTTGAAGAGGACATACTCGCCAGATTGCCCAATTTCAGGGCGCGCGCCCGGCTATTCCTGGAGCGCCACGGTGATCTGGCCGCCAACACACACCTGCCCCAGCAACCCGGCGTCGTCAACCGCCGGATGCTGGCAACCGTCAACGAGCAGAAAATGCGCCGCATTCTGGCGCGCATGCTGGACGAAGCCGAATTCTTCGGCCCGCATGGCATCCGGGCGTTGTCGCGGTTCCACCTTGAGCATCCTTACGTCTTTAACCACGCGGGACAAGAGCATCGGGTCAGCTATGTGCCCGGCGAGTCCGACACGGGCATGTTTGGCGGAAATTCCAACTGGCGCGGCCCGGTCTGGATGCCGATAAATTTCCTTCTCTATTATTCGCTGGTACGGCTGTACGCCTACTTCGGGGAGGACTTCAAGATCGAGTGCCCCACCGGCTCGGGGAAGATGATGACCCTGCTGGAAGTTACCAAGGAGTTGGGAGATCGCCTGACCCGGATCTTTCTGCGCGACGCCGACGGCCGCCGGCCGTCGAACGGCGCGGAACACGTGCTCTGGCAAGACGAGCACTGGCGCGACCTGATCCTGTTCCATGAGTACTTCCACGGCGATACGGGCGCGGGAATCGGAGCCAGCCATCAAACCGGCTGGACGGGCTGCGTCGCGCAGATCGTTCGGATGAATGCCGTGATGTCGAAGGATCTTCTGCTCATGCCGGGCGCCGAAGCAGCGGCGCTGCGAGCGATCAGGTTGTCCGCCAACTGACCCCAGGAACTCATCATGCAGAACTTCAATGCTGACATGAACACGCCGGAGCCCGCAGGACCGTCTCCGGAACTGCAGATCTCGCTGAAAGGGCAGACTGCGCTGGTGACCGGCGCCAATTCCGGCATCGGCCGCGCCGTCGCCGTCGCACTCGGGAAAGCTGGCGCCGACGTGGTCGTGAACTACGTCACCAACCCCGCGGACGCCGAGGTGGTGGCCGAAGAGATACGCAGCGGGGGACAGCGTGCAATGACCGTACAGGCCGATGTCGCCGACGAGGCCCAGGTCCAGGCCATGTTCGACGCAGCGGTGCGTGAATTTGGAACCGTCGACATCCTGGTCAGCAACGCCGGCAGGGAACGCAATGCGCCCTTCCATGAGATGAGCCTTGCGGACTGGGACGCCGTGATGAACGTCAACCTGCGCGGGGCATTTCTTTGCGCACGCTCGGCGGTGCGCGAGTTCCTCCGTCGCGGCGTGCGGCCAGGCATTTCGGTTGCCGCCGGCAAGATCATCTTCACCAGTTCCGTCCACGAGGTCATCCCATGGGCAGGCCATGTGAATTACGCGGCCTCCAAGGGGGGGCTGATGTTGCTGATGAAGAGCCTGGCCCAGGAAGTTTCCGAGAAGCGCATCCGCGTCAATTCCATTGCGCCGGGCGCCATCCGGACGCCGATCAACACCGCCGCCTGGTCCACGCCCGAAGCCTATGCCGATCTGATGAAGCTGGTTCCTTACAAGCGCATCGGCGAGCCCGACGAGGTGGGCCGTGCCGCCGTCTGGCTGGCGTCGGATTTCTCCGACTACATCGTCGGGACGACGATATTCGTCGATGGCGGAATGACCTTGTATCCCGGGTTTGAATCGGGGGGCTGATCCTCTCTGCCGCCATGTGGCAAGCCTTTGCCGCGACGGGCGCGCAAGCGCGCTTCACCGCGCCACAGTCATCCCAGATCCGGATGCCGATCCGTCAGCCGCTGCCGGCGCGCCTTCAGCACTTCCAGTTTTTCTTCGAGCGCGGCGATCTCGCCGTCGACATCCTGCACGCTCTGCTCGATGTGCTCGTAGGCTTGCTGCAGCAACACCTTGGCCTCGCGCGGGCTGG contains the following coding sequences:
- a CDS encoding dihydrodipicolinate synthase family protein, which encodes MKLTADAKGVFPIAPTPFFDDGAVDHASIDRMMDFYQACGSTGLTVLGQLGEAPKLDFSESLEIASQVIGKAGGMPIVVGVSAPGFASMRSLTREVMDRGAAGVMIAPPNTLRTDDQIVAYYHQAVEAIGSDVPFVLQDYPLTFSVQMAPSVIRRIVTDLPSCVMLKHEDWPGLEKISALRRFEAEGAMRHISILCGNNGLFLDYEMARGADGANTGYCFPDMLCDFVKWVGEGKTEAAHDLFDAHLPLLRYEQQPGVGLAVRKYVMMRRGILTSAAQRRPGSALTAQAKAEVDHLLTRLGRHDARAKDLVQA
- a CDS encoding GGDEF domain-containing protein, which gives rise to MYVDLLTLYFLAIGTLLASAGMTFWEQRANPKRSKELRVLAAGFATLAIGCAAALFRRDLPGAIGSAISNLVILGGYLLILNGVAMLGGRQYRRTSAGILLGMALVWTIGGARWLDAMWSHVSSVPIAIISGLTAWEMLRCNAMKSLNARYIVVAVTGVHTALYAARAFVLPWLTTGPGQAIQSLAGKLTIYEGVLYSVILPMTLLKLIRDETHGQLLLDSQTDYLTRLGNRRWFFEQGARVIDGRERQGAVSVLAFDLDHFKSINDRYGHQTGDRVLKSFAEIARSVLGPDAILARIGGEEFAALLWGDDAIRAKALGEAVAQRFAETISNRTGSIGIPATVSIGLARFDSDVPAIMDGLAIADRALYRAKSLGGNRLEVAQAAPVAA
- a CDS encoding VOC family protein, with amino-acid sequence MGSKNTICLWYDGTALDAATFYAKTFPDSAVGTILRAPGDYPSGKQGDVLTVEFTVMGIPCLGLNGGPAFKHSEAFSFQVATDDQAETDRLWNAIVGNGGQESECGWCKDKWGLSWQITPRILVTAINDLDQAAAKRAFDAMMDMKKIDIAVIEAAWRG
- a CDS encoding SDR family NAD(P)-dependent oxidoreductase; the encoded protein is MKTTSPVALVTGSTSGIGAAIARRLARDGYSVVLHSRTSAEAGQALARDLGSAAYVQADLAHDADRVRLIREATAIWGRLDVLVNNAGISRVIPHGDLMAATPEVWQELHEVNVVAPFRLVAEAQPALREAAARGRPGCVVNVSSHAGVRPKGASIPYAATKAALNHVTRLLALSLAPDIRVNAVAPGLVDTPLTADWADARKLWNERSPMRRAASPEDIAQAVALLVASDYLTGEILLSDGGLNLT
- a CDS encoding isochorismatase family cysteine hydrolase, which gives rise to MSPSIESGAANPADRQAGTGSAATGQSPDPRIPPILPTQTALLVMHYQTDIMGLFPSVAPALLANTRKLCDAARHKGVGVYFAQIQFGPGYPEVSPLNKNGQGIKQLGLFVDDQIAPELGRQAHEPLILAHRASVFFGTDLELRLSARGINTLLMVGIASTGVMLSSVAYASDADFRLITVKDCCYDPDQVVHDHLFSTAFESRTTVLSLADALSLLA
- a CDS encoding MGH1-like glycoside hydrolase domain-containing protein, translated to MGNDAEQQRLAEAHANRAAWKKWGPYLSERQWGTVREDYSDNGDAWNYFTHDQARSRAYRWGEDGLGGISDDHQLLCFALALWNGCDPILKERAFGLANSEGNHGEDVKEYYFYLDSTPTHSYMKYLYKYPHAAYPYTDLVETNRARGRNEPEYELLDTGVFDDKRYFDIFVEYAKAAPDDMLVQISIFNRGAHAAPLHLLPTLWFRNTWSYAEGGPKPLVESVLPSRQATIHAHHSGAPPQEPLGDYYLYCDADVPLLFTENETNNARLFGTANASPYTKDGIHEFILRGDAAAVNPARRGTKAACHYQLNIGGGESQVVRLRLTCRSPDAAFAPFDDFDAVFAQRLREADDFYRSITPLTVRDDPDRANVMRQALAGMLWSKQYFYYDLDLWLEEHGAGSKLSQRERRRVRNSEWAHMFNDDIISMPDKWEYPWYAAWDLAFHMIPLGIVDPDFAKQQLDLMLRNDYLHPNGQLPAYEWNFSDVNPPVHAWATMQLYVLDKERRDGRGDIEFLKYAFSKLLVNFTWWVNRKDRTGANVFEGGFLGLDNIGVFDRSSPLPTGGYLDQADGTAWMVFFSQQMLRIAVELALHEPLYEEFVEKFFQHTLLIAGALDRVGEHEDEAWDEEDGFFYDVLRLPDGRAMRLKVRSIVGLLPLAAVAVFEEDILARLPNFRARARLFLERHGDLAANTHLPQQPGVVNRRMLATVNEQKMRRILARMLDEAEFFGPHGIRALSRFHLEHPYVFNHAGQEHRVSYVPGESDTGMFGGNSNWRGPVWMPINFLLYYSLVRLYAYFGEDFKIECPTGSGKMMTLLEVTKELGDRLTRIFLRDADGRRPSNGAEHVLWQDEHWRDLILFHEYFHGDTGAGIGASHQTGWTGCVAQIVRMNAVMSKDLLLMPGAEAAALRAIRLSAN
- a CDS encoding SDR family oxidoreductase, with translation MQISLKGQTALVTGANSGIGRAVAVALGKAGADVVVNYVTNPADAEVVAEEIRSGGQRAMTVQADVADEAQVQAMFDAAVREFGTVDILVSNAGRERNAPFHEMSLADWDAVMNVNLRGAFLCARSAVREFLRRGVRPGISVAAGKIIFTSSVHEVIPWAGHVNYAASKGGLMLLMKSLAQEVSEKRIRVNSIAPGAIRTPINTAAWSTPEAYADLMKLVPYKRIGEPDEVGRAAVWLASDFSDYIVGTTIFVDGGMTLYPGFESGG